A genomic region of Ornithorhynchus anatinus isolate Pmale09 chromosome 7, mOrnAna1.pri.v4, whole genome shotgun sequence contains the following coding sequences:
- the STRIP1 gene encoding striatin-interacting protein 1, translating to MEVGGGGPGTLVGNNKQQQQQQQQQQPPPPPSSPQPQLAGPRAGGALLPGGKGREFNRNQRKDSEGYSESPDLEFEYADTDKWAAELSELYSYTEGPEFMMNRKCFEEDFSIHVADQKWTSLDTSQHRTHAMRLLDGLEVTARERRLKVARAILYLAQGTFGECGSEVEVQFWMRYNIFLLLEVGTFNALVELLNMEIDNSAACSSAVRKPAISLADSTDLRVLLNIMYLIVETVRQEGEGDKADWKTMRQTFRAELGSPLYNNEPFSIMLLGMVTKFCSGHAPHFPMKKVLLLLWKTVLCTLGGFEELQIMKAEKREILGLPPLPEDSIKVIRSMRAASPPASASDLIEQQQKRGRREHKALIKQDNLDAFNERDPYKPDDSREEEEENDDDNSLEGETFPLERDEVMPPPTQHPQSDRLACPKGLPWAPKVREKDIEMFLESSRSKFIGYTLGSDTNTVVGLPRPIHESIKTLKLHKYTSIAEVQAQMEEEYLRSPLSGGEEEVEQVPAETLYQGLLPSLPQYMIALLKILLAAAPTSKAKTDSINILADVLPEEMPTTVLQSMKLGVDVNRHKEIIVKAISAVLLLLLKHFKLNHVYQFEYMAQHLVFANCIPLILKFFNQNIMSYITAKNSISVLDYPHCVVHELPELTAESLEAGDNNQFCWRNLFSCINLLRILNKLTKWKHSRTMMLVVFKSAPILKRALKVKQAMMQLYVLKLLKVQTKYLGRQWRKSNMKTMSAIYQKVRHRLNDDWAYGNDLDARPWDFQAEECALRANIERFNSRRYDRAHNNPDFLPVDNCLQSVLGQRVELPEDFQMNYDLWLEREVFSKPISWEELLQ from the exons atggaggtgggaggaggaggcccagggacGCTGGTTGGAAACAACaagcaacagcaacagcagcaacagcagcagcagcctccgcCACCTCCATCGTCTCCGCAGCCGCAGCTGGCGGGGCCGAGGGCCGGAGGGGCGCTTCTGCCCGGGGGCAAGGGCCGCGAGTTCAACCGCAACCAGCGCAAGGACTCGGAG GGCTATTCGGAGTCCCCGGACCTCGAGTTTGAGTATGCTGACACGGACAAGTGGGCTGCAGAGCTCTCTG AACTCTATAGTTACACGGAAGGGCCCGAGTTTATGATGAATCGCAAATGCTTTGAGGAAGACTTCAGTATCCACG TGGCCGATCAGAAATGGACCAGCTTGGACACCAGTCAGCACCGCACCCACGCCATGAGGCTCCTGGATGGGTTGGAGGTCACAGCTAGGGAGAGGAGGCTCAAAGTAGCCCGGGCGATTCTCTACCTGGCCCAAG GTACCTTTGGTGAGTGCGGCTCAGAAGTGGAAGTGCAGTTCTGGATGCGGTACAACATCTTCCTGCTCTTGGAGGTGGGGACGTTTAATGCTCTTGTGGAGCTCCTGAACATGGAGATTGA CAACAGCGCCGCTTGCAGCAGTGCCGTGAGGAAGCCGGCCATCTCCCTGGCCGACAGCACAGACCTGAG GGTCCTGCTGAACATCATGTACTTGATCGTGGAGACCGTCCGCCAGGAGGGCGAAGGAGACAAAGCTGACTGGAAGACGATGAGGCAGACCTTCCGGGCCGAGCTAG GCTCTCCCTTGTACAACAACGAGCCATTCTCCATCATGCTGCTGGGGATGGTGACCAAGTTCTGCAGTGGCCATGCTCCACACTTCCCCATGAAGAAGGTCCTGCTACTGCTCTGGAAGACAGTGCTG TGCACCCTGGGAGGGTTCGAAGAGCTCCAGATCATGAAAGCTGAGAAGCGGGAGATCCTGGGCCTGCCTCCGCTGCCTGAAGACAGCATCAAAGTGATCCGCAGCATGCGGGCTGCCTCGCCACCCGCCTCCGCCTCCGACCTGATCgaacagcagcagaaacggggccGGCGGGAGCATAAG GCTCTCATCAAACAGGACAACCTGGACGCCTTTAACGAGCGGGATCCTTACAAGCCCGACGACTcccgcgaggaggaggaggagaacgacgATGACAACAGCCTGGAGGGCGAGACCTTCCCCCTGGAGCGGGACGAGGTgatgccccctcccacccagcacCCCCAGAGCGACCGGCTTGCCTGCCCCAAGGGGCTCCCGTGGGCCCCTAAGGTCCG GGAGAAAGATATTGAGATGTTCCTGGAATCCAGTCGGAGTAAATTCATTGGCTACACGCTAGGCAG TGACACCAACACTGTGGTGGGGCTACCCAGGCCGATCCACGAGAGCATCAAAACCCTGAAGCTG caCAAGTACACGTCGATCGCAGAGGTCCAGGCACAGATGGAAGAGGAGTACCTGCGTTCCCCGTTGTCAGGG ggagaagaggaggtggagcagGTTCCGGCGGAAACTTTGTACCAGGGCCTGCTTCCCAGCCTGCCGCAGTACATG ATCGCCCTGCTGAAGATCCTGCTGGCTGCGGCTCCCACATCCAAAGCCAAAACAGACTCGATAAACATCCTGGCTGACGTCCTCCCCGAGGAGATGCC CACCACGGTGCTCCAGAGCATGAAGCTGGGAGTGGACGTGAACCGGCACAAGGAGATCATCGTGAAAGCCATCTCTGccgtcctcctgctgctgctgaagcACTTCAAGCTCAACCACGTCTACCAG tttgagtaCATGGCCCAGCACCTGGTATTTGCCAACTGCATCCCCTTGATCCTGAAGTTCTTCAATCAAAACATCATGTCTTACATTACTGCCAAGAACAG CATTTCTGTCCTGGATTATCCTCACTGTGTGGTGCATGAGCTCCCGGAGCTGACCGCAGagagcctg GAAGCCGGGGACAACAACCAGTTTTGCTGGAGAAACCTCTTCTCCTGCATCAACCTGCTGCGCATCTTGAACAAGCTGACCAAGTGGAAGCACTCACGGACCATG ATGCTGGTGGTCTTCAAGTCGGCCCCCATCCTGAAACGAGCCCTCAAGGTGAAGCAGGCCATGATGCAGCTGTACGTGCTGAAGCTGCTTAAGGTTCAGACGAAGTACCTGGGCCGCCAGTGGCGAAAGAGCAACATGAAGACCATGTCCGCCATCTACCAGAAAGTGCGGCATCGCCTCAATGACGACTGGGCCTACGGGAATG ATCTAGATGCCCGCCCCTGGGACTTCCAGGCCGAGGAGTGCGCTCTGCGGGCCAACATCGAGCGCTTCAACTCCCGCCGCTACGACCGAGCGCACAACAACCCCGACTTCCTGCCCGTGGACAACTGCCTGCAGAGCGTCCTGGGTCAGCGGGTGGAGCTCCCGGAGGACTTCCAGATGAACTATGACCTCTGGCTGGAGCGCGAGGTCTTCTCCAAACCCATCTCTTGGGAAGAGCTGCTGCAGTAA